One genomic segment of [Phormidium] sp. ETS-05 includes these proteins:
- a CDS encoding DUF6883 domain-containing protein — translation MKLPADTIIAPAKLTEYLLKFKRQDDKSLFLALAGYTPDNWQQLEQDLREQILPLEAIQFEQTRYGDIVISIKNENVFLVQPR, via the coding sequence GTGAAACTACCAGCCGATACCATAATTGCCCCGGCAAAATTGACCGAGTATTTACTCAAATTTAAGCGCCAAGATGACAAATCGCTGTTTCTGGCGCTGGCGGGTTACACACCAGATAACTGGCAACAACTAGAACAGGACTTGAGGGAGCAAATTCTGCCCTTAGAGGCGATACAATTTGAACAGACGCGCTATGGTGATATAGTCATTTCAATTAAGAATGAGAATGTTTTTTTGGTTCAACCCCGCTAA
- the clpP gene encoding ATP-dependent Clp endopeptidase proteolytic subunit ClpP — protein sequence MIPTVIEQSGRGERAFDIYSRLLRDRIIFLGQPIDADVANLVVAQMLFLEAEDPEKDIYLYINSPGGSVTAGMGIFDTMNHIRPDVSTICLGLAASMGAFLLSAGTKGKRMSLPHSRIMIHQPLGGAQGQATDIEIQAKEILYHKKRLNEFLAAHTGQPLERIQEDTERDFFMSAEESVEYGLIDQVIERRPSPRGPVAVG from the coding sequence ATGATTCCCACAGTCATAGAACAATCTGGTCGTGGCGAACGCGCCTTTGATATCTACTCGCGCCTCCTGCGCGATCGCATCATCTTCCTCGGTCAGCCGATCGATGCTGATGTGGCCAACCTCGTGGTCGCCCAGATGCTCTTCCTGGAAGCCGAAGACCCAGAAAAAGACATCTACCTTTATATCAACTCCCCCGGCGGTTCCGTCACCGCCGGGATGGGCATCTTCGACACCATGAACCACATCCGCCCGGATGTCAGCACCATCTGCCTCGGTTTAGCCGCCAGTATGGGGGCTTTCCTGCTCAGCGCCGGAACCAAAGGCAAGCGGATGAGCCTGCCCCATTCCCGGATCATGATTCACCAACCCCTCGGCGGCGCTCAAGGTCAAGCCACCGATATTGAAATTCAAGCTAAAGAGATTCTCTATCACAAAAAACGCCTGAATGAATTCTTAGCCGCCCATACCGGTCAGCCCTTAGAGCGGATCCAAGAAGATACCGAAAGGGACTTTTTCATGTCCGCCGAAGAATCCGTAGAATACGGTTTAATCGACCAGGTAATCGAACGTCGCCCCTCTCCTAGAGGTCCGGTGGCTGTGGGTTAA
- a CDS encoding alpha/beta fold hydrolase has protein sequence MSVATVATAPTLEKLLWNWQGHNIYYTVAGSGKPIILLHGFGASIGHWRKNIPALAAGGYQVFALDLLGFGASDKAPAAYSMELWQELVVDFCREKVQEPAVFVGNSIGALLSLMLVVNYPEMASGGVLLNCAGGLNHRPEELRFPLRQIMGFFTRLVASPAVGPFLFDRIRQKHRLRNTLRQVYGNKEAITPELIEMIYEPTNHPGAQEVFATILTAPPGPQPSELLPQVQRPLLVIWGEDDPWTPVTGATIFQEFASKINLQFTTIPKTGHCPHDERPEEVNRLILSWLGDN, from the coding sequence ATGTCTGTCGCCACCGTCGCCACCGCCCCCACTTTGGAAAAACTGCTCTGGAATTGGCAGGGTCACAATATTTACTATACTGTGGCGGGCTCCGGTAAACCTATAATTTTACTCCACGGGTTCGGTGCTTCTATTGGTCACTGGCGGAAAAATATCCCTGCTCTCGCCGCCGGAGGATACCAGGTTTTTGCTCTGGACTTGCTGGGTTTTGGCGCTTCTGATAAGGCTCCTGCAGCCTATAGTATGGAATTGTGGCAAGAATTAGTGGTGGATTTTTGCCGGGAGAAGGTTCAAGAACCGGCGGTGTTTGTGGGTAATTCGATCGGGGCACTTTTAAGTCTGATGCTGGTGGTAAATTACCCGGAAATGGCTTCTGGTGGCGTCCTGCTCAACTGTGCTGGGGGGTTAAACCACCGCCCGGAAGAGTTGCGCTTTCCCTTGCGGCAAATTATGGGCTTTTTTACGAGGTTGGTGGCGTCTCCAGCAGTCGGGCCGTTTCTGTTCGATCGCATCCGCCAGAAACACCGTTTGCGCAATACCCTACGTCAAGTTTATGGCAACAAAGAAGCAATTACGCCAGAATTAATAGAAATGATTTATGAGCCCACCAACCACCCGGGCGCTCAAGAAGTTTTCGCCACCATCCTCACCGCGCCCCCCGGTCCTCAACCATCAGAACTGTTGCCCCAGGTGCAACGTCCTTTATTAGTAATTTGGGGAGAAGATGACCCCTGGACTCCCGTAACTGGTGCTACTATTTTCCAGGAATTTGCCTCAAAAATTAACCTGCAATTTACCACGATTCCTAAAACTGGACATTGCCCCCATGATGAACGCCCAGAGGAGGTAAATCGCCTGATTTTATCTTGGTTGGGCGATAATTAA
- a CDS encoding N-6 DNA methylase, which translates to MTSSPKVKHKQSQIQRQSKIFTTPQSLNAAIKSICDIMRRSNCAGAMQYIPELTWILFLRMLDEQEAREEREAAAMGKPYIPSIPPPYRWQDWAAPSGSKRLELNFSCQGEFFRFVNQELIPFLKNLKASSDATPRQQVISQIFANIERVNIDTEQNLTAILDKVQEIYPDRIDDTHIFPISQVYEGLLRKMGEKSNDGGQFFTPREIVRVMVKVIAPQAEETVYDPCCGTGGFLAESYQFICDNLNLPIPSSQKTTILPKLYGREKENLIYPIALANLVLHGINTPHLWHGNTLSRSTIYDGLYQEVPAQFDVILSNPPFGGKEAKEVQHRFPFKTSATQILFMQEILTSLKSGGRCGIVLDEGFLFKTNEAAFVQVKQKLLEECNLWCILSLPAGVFANAGTSLKTNILFFTKGQRTENIWYYDLSHLKINQKNPLTFDNFADFFELLPTRGTSAHSWTVSRPTIEMQNFDLKAVNPQAQFYGKIRSREELLEILALKNSQVAKTIAYFQSNNR; encoded by the coding sequence ATGACATCGAGCCCGAAAGTTAAGCATAAGCAGAGCCAAATTCAGCGCCAGAGCAAAATTTTCACGACGCCGCAATCCCTGAACGCAGCGATTAAGAGTATTTGCGACATTATGCGGCGTTCTAACTGCGCCGGAGCTATGCAGTACATTCCCGAACTAACCTGGATTTTGTTCCTCCGAATGTTGGATGAGCAAGAAGCGCGGGAAGAGCGGGAAGCTGCAGCTATGGGTAAACCATACATTCCTTCTATTCCACCACCGTACCGCTGGCAAGACTGGGCCGCTCCTAGTGGATCCAAGCGTCTGGAGCTAAATTTCAGTTGCCAGGGAGAATTTTTCCGCTTTGTCAACCAGGAGCTGATTCCTTTTCTCAAAAACCTGAAAGCCAGCTCTGATGCTACACCGCGTCAGCAGGTCATCAGTCAGATTTTCGCCAATATAGAAAGAGTCAATATTGATACAGAACAGAACCTGACTGCTATCCTGGATAAAGTCCAGGAAATTTATCCCGATCGCATTGATGACACGCATATTTTCCCCATATCTCAAGTTTATGAGGGATTATTGCGTAAAATGGGGGAAAAGTCTAATGATGGTGGGCAATTTTTTACACCTCGAGAAATTGTGCGGGTGATGGTGAAGGTGATTGCGCCACAAGCAGAAGAGACCGTTTACGATCCTTGTTGTGGCACGGGAGGATTTTTAGCTGAATCTTACCAGTTTATCTGCGATAATTTAAATTTGCCTATTCCATCCAGCCAAAAAACAACGATTTTGCCTAAATTATATGGTCGAGAAAAAGAAAATTTGATTTATCCAATTGCTTTAGCTAATTTGGTACTGCATGGGATTAATACTCCCCATCTCTGGCATGGCAATACCCTCTCACGATCGACTATCTATGATGGCTTATATCAAGAGGTGCCCGCCCAATTTGACGTGATTCTGAGTAATCCACCCTTTGGCGGGAAGGAAGCCAAAGAAGTTCAGCATCGTTTTCCCTTCAAAACCAGCGCCACCCAGATACTTTTTATGCAAGAAATACTTACTAGCTTGAAATCTGGTGGACGGTGCGGTATTGTCCTAGATGAAGGATTTTTATTTAAAACTAATGAAGCCGCCTTTGTTCAGGTTAAGCAAAAGCTGCTGGAAGAGTGCAACTTGTGGTGTATTCTCAGTTTACCAGCAGGTGTTTTTGCCAATGCGGGTACGAGCTTGAAAACTAATATCCTGTTTTTTACCAAGGGTCAGCGGACGGAAAATATTTGGTACTATGACTTATCCCACTTAAAAATTAACCAAAAAAATCCCTTAACTTTCGATAATTTTGCAGATTTCTTTGAGCTATTGCCAACGCGAGGGACTAGCGCTCATAGTTGGACTGTATCGCGGCCAACTATTGAAATGCAAAATTTCGATTTGAAAGCAGTAAACCCCCAGGCTCAATTTTATGGTAAAATTCGCAGTAGAGAAGAGCTACTGGAGATTTTGGCCTTAAAAAATAGTCAGGTAGCTAAGACTATAGCATATTTTCAATCTAATAATCGGTAA
- a CDS encoding DUF4926 domain-containing protein translates to MAFEMFKQVALREDLPQYNLRRGDVATVVDHHPAPDEDGYSLEVFNALGETIAVITVPESLLAPLKSNEVLHVRLLESA, encoded by the coding sequence ATGGCATTTGAAATGTTTAAACAGGTGGCTCTCCGGGAGGATTTGCCTCAGTATAATCTGCGGCGGGGAGATGTGGCAACGGTTGTGGATCATCACCCTGCACCGGATGAAGATGGCTACAGTCTAGAGGTGTTTAACGCTCTCGGAGAAACTATTGCTGTGATTACGGTGCCTGAGTCGCTTCTGGCACCTTTGAAAAGTAATGAAGTCTTGCACGTCAGGCTTTTAGAGAGCGCTTGA
- a CDS encoding pitrilysin family protein → MVVIAVENTAADIIAARIFVRAGGLWEARSQAGISHLLAAVMTKGTARLSSLEIAEQVESVGASLSTDSTTDYFLLSIKTVTADFVQILELAAELLTAPSFPSAEVELERRLTLQGIRSQQEQPFSVAFDMLRQGMYCLHPYAFSSLGSEETVANLGRDDLCLFHQHHFRPDNMVISIAGNMPPQECIELVEKVFGQWQAPNLPIVAPQLPPVKVNPTVVRQAQETQQAIVMLGYLAPPVQFDSAHTAGATAWHSSLPSDYAAMKLLNTYLGNGLSSRLFVELREKRGLAYDVSAFYPTRLEPAMFVVYIGTAPENAAIALEGLRAEVERLGTIELTPEELLASKNKLLGQYALGKQTNSQIAQVLGWYETLGLGIEFDSRFPAEISAISAAIANEAARRYFTEPYISIVGPASALQKTDALLPSSR, encoded by the coding sequence ATGGTAGTTATTGCCGTAGAAAACACCGCAGCCGATATTATCGCTGCACGCATTTTCGTGAGGGCGGGGGGACTCTGGGAGGCGCGATCGCAAGCAGGAATATCTCACTTACTGGCTGCAGTAATGACTAAAGGCACGGCGCGATTGTCTTCTCTGGAAATTGCCGAGCAGGTGGAGTCAGTGGGTGCGAGTTTGAGTACCGACAGCACCACAGATTATTTTTTGCTGAGCATCAAAACTGTAACTGCGGATTTTGTTCAGATACTAGAACTCGCTGCCGAATTACTCACGGCGCCATCTTTTCCCAGCGCCGAAGTCGAATTAGAACGCCGCCTCACTCTCCAAGGTATCCGCTCTCAGCAAGAGCAACCTTTTTCTGTTGCCTTTGATATGCTCCGTCAAGGGATGTACTGTCTTCACCCCTATGCTTTTTCTTCTTTGGGAAGTGAAGAAACGGTGGCTAACCTAGGACGAGATGATTTGTGTTTGTTTCACCAACATCATTTCCGCCCGGATAATATGGTGATTAGCATTGCGGGAAATATGCCGCCACAGGAGTGCATCGAGCTGGTGGAGAAGGTTTTCGGCCAATGGCAGGCGCCCAATTTACCTATAGTAGCGCCGCAGTTGCCTCCTGTGAAAGTTAATCCGACGGTGGTGCGTCAAGCTCAAGAGACGCAACAGGCGATCGTGATGTTGGGATATCTGGCGCCACCGGTGCAATTTGATTCGGCTCATACCGCCGGTGCCACGGCTTGGCACTCATCCCTACCCTCAGATTATGCGGCGATGAAGCTGCTCAATACTTATCTGGGTAATGGTCTTTCTAGTCGTCTGTTTGTGGAATTACGGGAAAAGCGCGGTTTGGCTTACGATGTTTCCGCTTTTTATCCCACGCGGTTGGAACCGGCGATGTTTGTGGTGTATATTGGCACGGCGCCGGAAAATGCCGCGATCGCTCTGGAAGGACTGCGCGCTGAGGTGGAGCGGCTTGGCACGATCGAGCTAACCCCAGAAGAACTCCTCGCCTCCAAAAACAAACTCCTGGGACAATACGCCCTCGGTAAACAAACCAACTCCCAAATCGCCCAAGTTTTAGGCTGGTATGAAACCCTCGGTCTCGGTATCGAATTTGACAGCCGTTTCCCCGCCGAAATCTCCGCCATATCCGCCGCCATTGCCAATGAAGCCGCTCGCCGCTATTTTACCGAGCCTTACATTTCCATCGTTGGCCCAGCCTCTGCCCTCCAGAAAACTGATGCTCTCTTGCCCTCCTCCCGCTAG
- a CDS encoding flavin prenyltransferase UbiX: MTKPLILGVSGASGLIYAVRTVKYLLQAEYNIELVASKATYTVWQAENNIRMPPDPQQQEQFWRQQANVITSGQLTCHSWQDVGATIASGSYRTLGMVIIPCSMSTVAKLATGLSSDLLERAADVQLKEGRKLVIVPRETPFSLIHLRNLTTLAEAGARIVPAIPAWYHHPQTIEDLVDFVIARTLDQLDIDCIPWTRWQGS; this comes from the coding sequence ATGACCAAACCCTTAATCCTCGGAGTATCTGGCGCCTCCGGTCTGATCTATGCCGTTCGGACAGTTAAATATCTTCTGCAGGCTGAATACAACATCGAACTCGTCGCCTCCAAAGCCACCTACACCGTCTGGCAAGCCGAAAACAACATCCGCATGCCACCAGACCCCCAGCAGCAAGAACAATTTTGGCGTCAACAAGCCAATGTCATCACCAGCGGTCAGCTCACCTGCCATTCCTGGCAAGACGTAGGCGCCACGATCGCCAGCGGGTCCTATCGCACCCTCGGGATGGTCATCATCCCCTGCAGCATGAGTACCGTCGCCAAACTCGCCACCGGTCTCAGTTCCGACCTCCTAGAACGCGCTGCCGATGTCCAACTCAAAGAAGGACGTAAACTGGTAATCGTACCCCGAGAAACCCCCTTCAGCCTCATTCACCTGCGCAACCTCACCACCCTCGCCGAAGCCGGAGCCCGCATCGTCCCCGCCATCCCCGCCTGGTATCACCATCCCCAAACCATAGAAGATTTAGTCGATTTCGTCATCGCTCGCACCCTCGACCAACTCGATATCGACTGCATCCCCTGGACCCGCTGGCAAGGCTCTTAG
- a CDS encoding DUF3082 domain-containing protein, with product MTNDKEQTTIETPPTVGRALSGAAVSAGIAFASYCLTSSIAQTFANKPIESQKLVVQNIGAAVRTLVVGISALATFVFAFAALGLFALSIQLLLQSLKTQPQKDGDSG from the coding sequence ATGACCAATGACAAAGAACAAACAACCATTGAAACTCCGCCCACAGTAGGGCGTGCCCTCAGTGGGGCAGCCGTATCCGCCGGAATTGCTTTTGCTAGCTATTGCCTCACCAGTTCGATCGCCCAAACTTTCGCCAATAAGCCGATCGAATCTCAAAAACTGGTAGTGCAGAACATTGGCGCTGCCGTCCGCACCCTTGTCGTGGGTATCAGCGCCCTCGCTACCTTCGTTTTCGCCTTCGCCGCCTTGGGTTTATTCGCCCTTAGTATCCAACTCTTGCTCCAAAGCCTCAAAACCCAACCCCAGAAAGACGGGGATAGTGGGTGA
- a CDS encoding LapA family protein, which translates to MSQINIILLLLLSVATIFTIENWSQPLSLVFLGTQTIPLPLSLWVLLSIAAGAATSWFLATLAPTHRHAINPTPRPPVTPTTPPPRPRDEAIPKRDKDWFDQPPPPPPQTPKTNSGIGTKKTG; encoded by the coding sequence ATGTCCCAAATCAACATCATCCTCCTACTCCTACTATCTGTAGCCACAATTTTCACCATAGAAAACTGGTCACAGCCACTATCCCTCGTCTTCCTAGGCACCCAAACCATCCCCCTACCCCTTTCCCTCTGGGTACTCCTCAGCATCGCCGCCGGAGCAGCTACCTCCTGGTTCCTCGCCACCCTCGCCCCCACCCACCGTCACGCCATCAACCCCACCCCCCGTCCCCCCGTCACTCCCACCACCCCACCCCCACGTCCCCGGGATGAGGCTATCCCCAAAAGAGACAAAGATTGGTTTGACCAACCCCCACCCCCACCACCCCAGACACCGAAGACGAACAGTGGGATCGGGACGAAGAAAACTGGGTAG
- a CDS encoding ribonuclease R family protein gives MEFSIATLLANFTDDKLVAPKILEKKLGCQDEIKARQLQIALDALEKIGILVKDKGRYRRVYDEELVEAKLRCSSKGFCFAIQDPEGAEDIYIRESNLSNAWNGDRVLVKVIKEGSRRRSPEGEVKLILERANPSVLARVKKDSSGYQAVPLDDRLLFELSLKANGLDLESAVEHLVHVEVVRYPLGSAPPIGRVAQVLGMDAEDAKDLDIVCCKHDLPRSFTPAVAEATKGWPKQPRKNDLKGRLDLRGVATIAFMSSPWSQSKTPESKTIDRAFTLEKLRSRSINNPQWRVGVHISDVAYYVQPDTALDREARKRAICVYLGDVMLPMLPEGLSEDRCSLLPGVDRLAISILITVDSDGKVLEFEIQPSVIQVDHILKFELVQSLIDATIEGSPVPETPLEPAVTEMVQQIYNISKGLRKLRLDRGAIELNQPPNQYGICPSPFDDEGITGVTSTLTDQTARGMVCELTILANQLVASHLNALAVPGIYEVQSPPDPEEVEDIIKLAAQMGVELQLSNPEAILPQDFQAFTKQFATSASERVLTYLLESSLKPPNYSIKASGHFGLALPAYTHCTAPLRRYADLLVQRLLHLLFEQGRDRKSTRAKERINLHHSNSHGQITWNVLAPDLQHEIETELAAIVYQITDREKSIQEAEEDLQGLKKAALMKERIGEIFQGLITGVQSYGFFVEIEVAAKSGEILRLEGLVHVSSLKDDWYEYRSRQQTLVGRKNRKQYRLGDKVEVQVKSVDYYRQQIDLVAIGGGSQATNGDYDMEPEEYNPYDPYEDE, from the coding sequence ATGGAATTTTCAATCGCTACATTGCTGGCAAACTTTACTGATGATAAGTTAGTCGCGCCCAAAATCTTAGAGAAAAAACTGGGTTGCCAGGACGAGATCAAAGCGCGTCAGCTCCAAATTGCCCTGGATGCACTGGAGAAAATTGGCATTCTGGTCAAGGATAAAGGTCGATATCGGCGGGTTTACGATGAGGAACTGGTAGAAGCAAAACTCCGCTGTTCTAGCAAGGGTTTTTGCTTTGCCATTCAAGACCCGGAAGGGGCAGAAGATATTTACATTCGGGAATCTAATCTCAGCAATGCCTGGAATGGCGATCGCGTTTTGGTAAAAGTCATCAAAGAGGGCAGCCGCCGCCGCTCCCCCGAAGGCGAAGTCAAGCTAATTTTAGAACGGGCAAATCCTTCGGTACTGGCACGAGTGAAAAAAGACTCCAGCGGCTATCAAGCAGTCCCCCTGGACGATCGCCTCCTGTTTGAACTCAGCCTCAAAGCCAACGGGCTGGATTTGGAAAGCGCAGTGGAACACCTAGTACATGTAGAGGTAGTCCGCTATCCCCTCGGTTCCGCTCCCCCCATCGGTCGCGTGGCGCAAGTCCTCGGAATGGATGCAGAAGACGCTAAAGACCTCGATATCGTTTGCTGCAAGCATGACTTACCCCGCTCTTTTACCCCCGCTGTAGCGGAAGCCACCAAAGGCTGGCCAAAACAGCCCCGCAAAAATGACTTAAAGGGTCGCCTCGACTTGCGCGGAGTTGCTACCATCGCCTTTATGTCTTCCCCTTGGAGTCAGAGCAAAACACCTGAGTCCAAAACCATCGATCGGGCTTTTACTCTAGAAAAACTCAGGTCTCGCTCCATCAATAATCCCCAATGGCGTGTGGGCGTCCATATTTCTGATGTCGCCTACTACGTGCAACCAGATACAGCTCTGGACCGGGAAGCTCGGAAACGCGCTATCTGCGTTTACCTTGGGGATGTGATGCTGCCAATGCTACCGGAAGGCTTATCGGAAGACCGCTGCTCTCTCCTCCCAGGGGTCGATCGCCTCGCCATTTCCATCCTCATCACGGTGGACTCCGATGGCAAAGTATTAGAATTTGAAATTCAGCCCAGCGTTATCCAGGTTGACCACATCCTCAAATTTGAATTAGTTCAATCCCTCATTGATGCTACTATCGAGGGCTCCCCAGTGCCCGAAACTCCCCTGGAGCCAGCAGTAACAGAAATGGTGCAGCAAATCTACAACATCAGCAAGGGTTTGCGGAAACTGCGCCTCGATCGCGGTGCCATAGAACTCAATCAACCCCCCAATCAGTACGGTATCTGTCCCTCTCCCTTCGACGATGAAGGGATCACCGGCGTCACCAGTACCCTCACGGACCAAACTGCCCGAGGGATGGTTTGCGAACTCACTATCCTCGCCAACCAACTGGTAGCTAGTCACCTTAATGCTCTGGCAGTCCCTGGTATTTATGAGGTGCAATCTCCCCCAGACCCGGAAGAAGTAGAAGATATCATCAAACTCGCCGCCCAGATGGGAGTAGAATTGCAACTAAGCAACCCAGAGGCAATTCTCCCTCAAGACTTCCAGGCTTTTACCAAGCAGTTTGCCACTTCGGCTTCTGAGCGGGTATTGACCTATTTGCTAGAATCGAGCTTAAAGCCCCCCAACTATAGCATCAAAGCCTCTGGCCATTTCGGTTTGGCTTTACCCGCCTATACTCATTGCACCGCTCCTTTGCGTCGATATGCCGATTTGTTAGTGCAGCGGCTGTTACATCTGCTGTTTGAACAAGGACGCGATCGCAAATCCACCCGCGCTAAAGAGCGGATCAACCTCCACCACAGCAACAGTCACGGCCAAATCACCTGGAACGTCTTAGCTCCCGACCTGCAGCACGAAATCGAAACCGAACTCGCTGCCATAGTTTATCAAATAACCGATCGGGAAAAATCCATCCAAGAAGCCGAAGAAGACCTCCAAGGACTCAAAAAAGCCGCCCTAATGAAAGAGCGCATCGGCGAAATCTTCCAAGGACTCATCACCGGCGTTCAATCCTATGGCTTCTTTGTCGAAATCGAAGTCGCCGCCAAATCCGGCGAAATCCTCCGCTTAGAAGGACTCGTCCACGTCTCCTCCCTCAAAGATGACTGGTACGAATACCGTTCTCGGCAACAAACCCTCGTCGGACGCAAAAACCGCAAACAATACCGTCTCGGCGACAAAGTAGAAGTCCAAGTAAAAAGCGTCGATTATTATCGGCAACAAATCGACCTAGTAGCGATCGGCGGCGGCAGCCAAGCCACCAACGGCGACTATGACATGGAACCGGAAGAATACAACCCCTACGACCCCTACGAAGACGAATAA